A window of Ursus arctos isolate Adak ecotype North America unplaced genomic scaffold, UrsArc2.0 scaffold_16, whole genome shotgun sequence genomic DNA:
GGGTGTGTGTGAgcgagtgtgtatgtgtgtgtggagacCCAAGTCACCCGGTTTACTCAGGGAGAGGTGGAAGGTGACGGCCACACCCAAGGGAAATGACAGTGAGAATAAAGCTACCAGGATGAGGGCACCTGGCACTCAGCGGGAGTtggcttgcccctctccctctcctctgcctctcccccaccccactgttCCACTcctgctgtctttctctcaaataaataaaatctttaaaaaataaattaaaaagctgTCACGATTGAGCCTGCTCCTTTCTACActgtctcagggtcctgacacacactTCCCACTACTCGGGGCAGGGTCCGGCGTGGccacacccctccctgcccccactccggGGGGGCAGCAAGAGCTCCCACGGGCTCTCTGGGTCTGCTTCCCCCCACACGTGAGCAGCTGCACACAGCAATGCACAAACCCACGCTCACCAACACgcaacatcacacacacacacttccacgcTCCCTCCTCCACGGCTCCTCTCCACAGGCCTGACTCATTTCTGACAATGGAAATCATTTCCGCAGAACGACACTCACCAATGCCCAGCCCACAGGGCAGCGCGGAGGGCTGGGGGCGTAAGGGCTGGGGCACGAGGCCCTTGGGCCGTGGTGTTGCTCTGGGCCTTGGATGAGGTGCTTCTGAGGCTGGGAGGCGGCATCTGGGAGTCACTGCTCCTGCAAGGCTGGAGCTGGCCCCCGGGGGTCCTGAGCACCCACAGCCAGTGCCCCCATTTCCCCCTAGCCCCTGCTGCCCCTgggccccccaccctcccatcttCCACCCCCCATCCCACTTCAGATGTGATAGGCTGAGTGGGAAGCCAGGCCAGCCCCCAGGACAGACtcaggagagcagagagcagtctgggaagggctcagacttcCAGACCCAACCAGAAACTGGTGGGGTGAAACCCAGGCTCAGGTTTGCCTCAGAGGGAGCCAGAGGCATACGGGGAAGCCCCATGAGGGTTCTCGTACTTCCGATACTGGGCTGTGCCCCCTCCCAAGGGCTTGAGAAAAGACCTGCCTGGAATTACCAGCTCCAGAGAAAGTCTGGGGTAGTGTTTGGTGTCTTGCTGCAAGGGGCAAAGCAGGAGGGATGCAAGGGTCCCATCAGGGGCAGGCCTTGCTGTGAAGAACCCCCACACCAGAACTTGCCCTCAGGGCAAGACAGGACACCGACCTGCTGGCCAGAGGGCAGACAGAGCCCTGGGCGCCCCCTAagatgagcaggggaggggtacccccagcccctcccacggAAAGCCCACAGCCAGACCCAGAGTGGTCAGCCACTCAGTACAGCCCACACACCCGCCAACAGAGGCTACACGGCCCGGGGGATGGGGCCACGCGTGCTCTGAGCCCGGTCCTGTCTCTGGTGTTCAGGGACTGTGCGCTAACCCACACCTCACCCCCCACAAGTACCCGAATCAGGAAATCCAGCCCCAGATTGCAGGAAGGAGCCACCACATGGACCTCCTCACACTTCCTGCCTTCCAGCTCCTGGCCTTGCTGCTTCTCAGCCCGGCACATGCCCAAGCTACAGAGCCTGTCCTGCCAaagagcaccccccccccccggtaccCAGGCCCAGGCTGGTCCACAGAAGCAAGGAGGACAGGGCTCCCTCATGTCTCAAAGAGAATCTCCTCATTCAGATCCATGAAAtctggggcgcccggctggcacagtcggctaagtgtccaactcttggtttcagctccggtcttgatctcagcatcgtgctattggggtcgtgagatcgagccccgagacAGCTCCACACTCAACGCGGAGTCTGCTTtaaagactctccctctccctctgcctccaccccaccccgCTCACTCGCTCATgccctctcccaaataaatgagtacatctttttaaaaaatctatgacATCTGAGGGTGCTCGTGTGGGACAGTGAATTGTTTCAAAGTAAGTTCCAGCCACGGCGGCCCGTACACACCAGAGACAAATGTCAGCGTGTTCCTCCGTGAAGGTGAGTGAAGGCCCGTTTGGAGGCCCAGGACCCTTGGGGCTGCCAGGGTGTGGAGTGGGCCTTACCTTGAGGGTCCCCTGCTGGGTGGAGGCTCAGCCCTGGAGGGACGGCTGGAGCCCCTGGCTGAGGCTTGCAGGCCCCGCACACCCTGCTGTGCCCACATCTGGGCCCGCGGGAGGGTACACTGGTGCCCCCGGACACGCTCAGGCCTAGTGGCTTCAGGGTGCTTGGGCAACCAGCCAGGCTCCTGTCCTGACTCAGGCCATGGGGACACAGGAACTGCAACTCTGGTGAGGGAagcaggcaggtggggagggtggggggacacCCTGCGGGCAGCAGGCAGCCGTGTCTCCCCAGAGCCTCAACGCAGAAGTCACGCTGAGGAACCATCCAGAGATGGTGCGGGGCACCCGCGGTAGCTGCCGCAATGCCTCAAACAGCCCAGCAGTCTGGGTATTAGGGTTGGACAAGTCTTTGCGAGCAGGTAGTGGCACTGGGCAGCTCACGGAGGGACCAGGAGCTGGACAAGAGCCGGTCACCTTCTCTCCACAGACTTCCACCGCACACACGGtttttgcacacacacatgttcttctctcaggaaaaaaaaaacgagagagagagtgagaaagagagagagagaagttgggTTGTCTGTGGGCAACAAATTCTGCTTCCACACAAAGACATCCAGCACCCCCAGACCCTTACATGCAGCGGGACCTGTACAGAGCCCCCCAGACACAGGTACAGAGCTAACCACAGgaaccacacacagacacacacggggTCCAGCACAAGACCCACCAAGGCACCACGCACAGAATAGGGTGCCCAGGTCCACAGAGACCCACAGACAAAGGCGCAAATGTGCTCAGCGGGGCACGCAGACCTGGCCCCCTCCCACTGCCACTCCAGGCACGCCAGAGGCCCCTGCACGGCCTGTCCTccccacacacaggcacacgtgcacgtgcacacacacacacacacacacaccagggccGCCCACTGGAGTGAGCACTGCAGTATGACCCTGGGATGACGGCAGGTGCTACGCGGCCCCTGCCCCTGCTGTTTCCCACGGCTCCACGTCAGCAGGAGGGTCCGCCTCCCCCCTTCACCACTCATTAGCGCTTCCCCCAGGCTGGAGACCTTGCCGGGAAGCCAGCTCACGCTGAGGCTGTTGACCAGGCAGGTCCTAAAAGCCTTCCCAGACACTGGGACCCTGGTGAGAGCCTGTCGGCGGGCCTCACCTCCCTCCGTCATGCCTGCCACAGCCTGCACTGGCCTCTTTCACACACCCACTGAGGCCACCAAATTCTGGCCACGTGTCATCGGACAGGTCAGTGGGGGCAAAGAGCAGGTGGCCCTGCAGAGGGTGTGACTGGGTAGGCTCTGGCTTCAGGACCCCTGGATTCGAAGGGGGCAGGGGTGAGCCTGGAAGGTGTGTCTGCAAAGGCACTGCCTTGATCCCATGTAGATTACGCACGGGCGGGGGGCAGGACAGGGGAGGATGGAGAGACCCTGTGCGTCCTCAGCCCTGGCAAAATGGCCACAGCCTCTGCCAGAGAACCTGAGGCAGCTGCTGTTCTCAGCTAATAGTCAGATCCCaaatttctctttgtctctttctcagaACCCAGCCCAAGGAGGCCCCTACCCAGACTCCCCACCCCAAGGCACCTCCCACCGGCCCGGGGTCCCACCTCAGGATGCAGGCTGCTGGGCTGGATCCCCCTGAAAACAGAGGCTCCCCCTTCCAGGCTGCGATGGGCACCAACGGCACGTGGGACAATGGCAGCCGGTCCCACGTCAGCCCCCCTGAGCTGCTGACAGCCCTCTATGGGCTCCTGCCAGCAGTATACTCCCTGATCTGTGCCGTAGGGCTGACAGGCAACACGGCGGTCATCTATGTGACCCTGAGGGTGcccaaaatgaaaacagtgaCCAACGTGCTCACCCTGAACCTGGCCGTCGCCGACGGTCTCTTCACGCTGGGGCTGCCCATCACCATCGCGGAGCACCTGCTGCAACGCGGGCCCTTCGGGGAGCTGCTGTGCAAACTGGTGCTGGCCGTCGGCCACTACGACGTCTTCTCCAGCATCTACTTCCTGGCCCCCATGAGTGTGGACCACTACCTGGTGGTGCTGGCCACCACGCAGTCCCACCACGTGCCCCGGCGCACCCTCCAGGGCGCCAAGATCGCCAGCCTGTGCGTCCGGATCGGTGTCACCGTCATGGTGCTGCCCTTCGTCGCCTTTGCCGGGGTCTACAGCAACGAGCTGCAGGTCACGAGCTGCGGGCAGAGCTTCCCCCAGCCTGAGAGGGCCTGGCTCAAGGCCAGCCGCATCTACGTGCTGGTCCTGGGCTTCGTGGTGCCCACGTGCACCCTCTTCGCGCTTTACGTGGACCTGCTACATCGGCTGTGGGCCCTGCAGCTCCACTCCAGAGCCAAAGCTCTGGGCAAGGCCAAGAGGAAGGTGACCACCCTGGTCCTGGCTGTGCTGGCCGTCGGACTGCTCTGCTGGACGCCCTTCCACCTGGCCTCCGTCGTGGCCCTGACCACAGACCTGCCCCAGACGTCCCTGGTCATCAGCATCTCCTACGTCATCACCAGCCTCAGCTATGCCAGCTCCTGTCTCAACCCTTTCCTCTATGCCTTCCTGGATGAGAGCTTCCAAAACAGCTTCCGGAGCACATTCCGGTGCCTGGGGGCCTGAGCACCCCTCCCACCAGAGCCCCAGTGCGTGTGCTAGGAAAAGTGCTGTCGCTTTGGAGGAATGGCCCACTTGCTCACATCCCATCACTATCTTCTCCACGCAGAGAGAAAGACCCACGAAGGTTGGCCACCAAACCTGCAGAGATGACCATGAGCCTGTCCCTTCCCATGTCTGCCGCCTGGACAGGCCCTGGGTGAGGAGCTGCAGGGATACAGGTCCTAGCCCCACCCTGCCGATCTGACCCCGACCGAAGTTCTTGGCACAACAGACCTCCTGACTCTACTTACCtgcagaaagacagacagacagacaaccTCCGTGGAAGCTCCTTCCCCATCTGCCCTGACAGCTGTAATCTGGAGGGAAAGAAACCCAAACTGTGATCTCTTCCCGCAGCCACCACTGCATTCCACACCCAGGACGCTCACGTTGGCTCCTCCCAAGACAGTATTAACAGATGATAAAAGTGTGAACACCTGGGGCAGGAAAGCCAGGTGTTACTGCAAAAACCACAGACTGGTCCTCAGATAAGGCCATGGATTGCACTCTCATCACTTGAAACTTGGAAGCCTGTGCCCCCCTTATGCCTTCCCTTGACCCCCCCCCATGCTGTGGCCTATGCCCCTTTTGTGCCTTCCATGTCTCAGCCTGTGGTCCCCTTAAAACCTGCTGTAGGACCCAGGGCCCTTCTGCCAGGACCTCTGGACACCCACAGTCTAGAAAGGGCATCTGTCACTTGGATGGGCTGGCGTCTGGATCCCTTTCTCcctggggtgtggcctgggaCCTAGATTCATCCAGCAGGAGTGCCGTGCTGAAcctctgggggcagggtggggacacTGAGGTGCTGGCTGCTCAAAGACCATTTTCCgccaggaggggggaggggaaacaaGTCCCTGAAGACTGCCCTGGTGGGCCTCAGTCAGGCTCCCCACCCTTGGCCCCATGGCTCCCAGCTGGTTCTATGCCTGGTGTTCTAGCTATGCTATTCTGAGTCACGGGCACGGCCCAATACCCTCCGTGGCTCACAGGGGCCCAGACTGGCTGTAGTCCACATGGCGCAGAGCTCTGACCAGTCTGTCCACCTGACATGCAACACCCACCATTCACCACCCCGTGAGGTCACCCCACGGCGCATAGCCACCACTTTTCATATACTCCAGCTTCCCCAGTCACATGGGTCCTCAGAGCTCAGACCCACaaccctctcctctcttctctctcagccTGAAACAATTCCAATGCCACCTGTGCGCTGTCTCTTCCCTGACAACACTGTCACCTAGTGCTGTATAACAAAGTTCCCCCAAATCTAGCGGCTTACAACATTTCTTATTTCATAGCTCCTGTGGGTCAAGAATTTGGGAGCAGTTCTGGAATGGTTCTGGCTCAGGAACTGTCCTGGAATTACGGTCAGGCCGTGGGCTGAGGCTCCGGTCCCATGAAGGCTGGACGCAGATGCTGCTTCCAAGGAGGCCTCCTCATGTGGTCCCCCAAACAAGGCCTGAGGTCCTCACCACGTGGACTCTCCCCAGGGCTGCTTGGGTGTCCTCCCACGTGGCAGCTGGCCTCACAGGgtgagcaggtggggagggagaggcaaaagGATCGACACCATTTAAGACAGTCTTGGAAGCCATTTGCCACATTCTGTttattagaagcaagtcactaagcCCAGCCCACACGCAGGGGCTGTGGACATCTTCTAAGCCATCACTAACACCCACATCTCTCCCTGGAAGATTCTGGGTCCTGTTGTCGCACTGCAGTGCGGTCATCCCTCTGCCAGCAGCAGCCCTAATGACTGCCTCCGCAAGGGCCCTGCCCTGCAAGCTTCTCGAGGAGAGGAGCTGAGACTGTCAGTTCCCATCTGAGGTGTGAACAGGTGCGAGGTGCAAATGAGTGAACAGGGCGCAGAAGCAACAAAGGGCAGGGGCTGCGGTTCCTGAGAAGCGGCGGCaacaggaggggagggaaggggcgcTAGAATAGGAGACCCTGTCCCGGTGTGCCCCTGGCCCCAGCAACGCTGGGAACACCTTGGCCGGACGATCAGGATCAGCCAAGTGGCGCACATatcggaggggagggagggtcttCGTGCAAGGGTGAGACCCCAAGGACGGGCGGGCCATGGGCCAGCCAAGACGAGGAGAGGTGAATCTCCACCGAGATCCTGCCCGAGCAAGTTGCGGGGCCCCAGGAAAAGGCCAgcacccgccccccaccccaacgcGCTTGTCTCCGCACCCTCCACCGTGACTTCCTGGGATAGGTGGGGCGAGAGGGCTCTGGACTCCTCGCTGTGCGGGCGAGCCCGGCCCTCCCCTCGGGGCCCAAAGCCCGCCGCGGGAGCGGACGTCGGCGCGGAGCTCCCGCGGTCACAGCGCCCCTGGTGGACAAAGTC
This region includes:
- the NPBWR2 gene encoding neuropeptides B/W receptor type 2, which translates into the protein MQAAGLDPPENRGSPFQAAMGTNGTWDNGSRSHVSPPELLTALYGLLPAVYSLICAVGLTGNTAVIYVTLRVPKMKTVTNVLTLNLAVADGLFTLGLPITIAEHLLQRGPFGELLCKLVLAVGHYDVFSSIYFLAPMSVDHYLVVLATTQSHHVPRRTLQGAKIASLCVRIGVTVMVLPFVAFAGVYSNELQVTSCGQSFPQPERAWLKASRIYVLVLGFVVPTCTLFALYVDLLHRLWALQLHSRAKALGKAKRKVTTLVLAVLAVGLLCWTPFHLASVVALTTDLPQTSLVISISYVITSLSYASSCLNPFLYAFLDESFQNSFRSTFRCLGA